A genomic stretch from Burkholderiaceae bacterium DAT-1 includes:
- a CDS encoding GGDEF domain-containing protein, translated as MIKDDIEARDFFLHTLEWLAAVMDRYPGYLYFGLVLVSYASADELGKHFGAKEAVRQLGEVGDSLKDILRKTDLIARDGTDFWILTPYTPANETIRDKVLSTVQALPHQELGIVERDVSIFALPIDLGPASLRQKPEDLLRYLKANRQAMASHFFRLSLDQSTQPPASVV; from the coding sequence ATGATCAAGGACGATATCGAAGCGCGAGATTTCTTCCTGCACACGCTTGAGTGGCTGGCAGCAGTGATGGATCGCTATCCCGGCTATCTGTATTTCGGGCTGGTGCTGGTCAGCTACGCCAGCGCGGACGAACTGGGCAAGCACTTCGGCGCCAAGGAAGCCGTGCGCCAGCTCGGTGAGGTGGGCGATTCGCTCAAGGATATCCTGCGCAAGACCGATTTGATCGCTCGCGACGGCACCGATTTCTGGATTCTCACCCCCTACACCCCCGCCAACGAAACCATCCGCGACAAGGTACTCAGCACGGTGCAGGCATTGCCGCACCAGGAGCTGGGAATTGTCGAGCGCGATGTATCGATCTTTGCATTGCCCATCGACCTTGGTCCCGCTTCGTTGCGCCAGAAGCCGGAAGATTTGCTGCGCTACCTGAAGGCGAACAGGCAGGCGATGGCCAGTCATTTCTTTAGATTAAGCTTGGATCAATCTACCCAACCGCCAGCATCCGTCGTCTAA